In the genome of Leeuwenhoekiella sp. MAR_2009_132, one region contains:
- a CDS encoding O-methyltransferase encodes MHFISEELDDYAVAHSEKEPPLLKELTRETYQKVVQPRMLSGHYQGRILSMISKLVNPKVILEIGTYTGYSALCLAEGLQHDGILHTIDVNEELVDFQKKYFDASEYSENIKQHLGPALDIIPSLEEQFDLVFIDADKPNYPAYFDLIVDRIKPGGILLSDNVLWSGKVIEELNPKDVSTRALLEYNKLLAEDSRLETVLLTIRDGLTISRKKIPS; translated from the coding sequence ATGCATTTTATTTCTGAAGAACTCGATGACTATGCCGTGGCACATTCTGAAAAAGAACCACCACTGCTAAAAGAGCTAACCCGGGAAACCTACCAAAAAGTTGTACAACCACGTATGCTTAGTGGACATTATCAGGGGCGCATTTTAAGTATGATTTCAAAACTGGTAAATCCTAAAGTTATTTTAGAAATAGGCACTTATACAGGTTATTCAGCTTTATGCCTTGCAGAAGGGTTACAACACGACGGTATTTTGCATACCATAGATGTTAATGAAGAACTCGTAGATTTTCAGAAAAAATACTTTGACGCTTCTGAGTATTCAGAAAATATTAAACAACATTTAGGGCCTGCTTTAGATATCATACCATCGCTTGAAGAACAGTTTGACCTTGTTTTTATAGATGCAGACAAACCCAATTATCCCGCGTATTTTGATCTTATTGTAGATCGAATTAAACCCGGTGGAATTTTGCTATCAGACAATGTCTTGTGGAGCGGTAAGGTTATTGAAGAGCTTAATCCTAAGGATGTTTCTACACGCGCACTTCTAGAGTATAATAAATTACTCGCGGAAGATTCTCGTCTGGAGACAGTGCTTCTTACCATTAGGGATGGACTTACCATTAGCCGAAAAAAAATCCCATCTTGA
- a CDS encoding twin-arginine translocase TatA/TatE family subunit: protein MNIPFFISGAEIGFIVFIIVMVFGADKVPDIARGLGKGMRTLKDATNDIKTEITKSADKQGINTDIAKDVKKEIDDAKKHINEITGSVKRNL, encoded by the coding sequence ATGAATATACCATTTTTTATTAGCGGCGCAGAAATAGGCTTTATCGTTTTTATCATTGTAATGGTATTTGGCGCAGATAAGGTTCCTGATATTGCAAGAGGTCTGGGCAAGGGTATGCGTACGTTAAAAGACGCTACAAATGACATTAAGACTGAAATTACCAAAAGCGCAGACAAACAAGGCATCAATACAGATATCGCTAAGGATGTTAAGAAAGAAATAGATGATGCTAAAAAGCATATCAATGAAATTACGGGCAGTGTAAAGCGTAATTTATAA
- a CDS encoding DUF6702 family protein, producing the protein MKKLIGILLVALPLMAASAHKYYFSVTQADYDTNSKSIKMVTRVFYDDLEKVFQERYDPSIKVDKSYDQKKLDGYIQKYFKQKLIVKVNGKEQELHYLGHKDEVDYVVCFIEIKEVTNPKSIEIENTLLMDLFPDQKNVVHLHVGSTKKSFLLNRENDKAMLKLSE; encoded by the coding sequence ATGAAAAAATTAATTGGTATTCTTCTCGTGGCCTTACCGCTAATGGCGGCAAGCGCTCATAAATATTATTTTAGTGTTACTCAGGCAGACTATGATACAAATTCTAAGTCTATAAAAATGGTTACCCGCGTTTTCTATGATGATTTAGAAAAGGTGTTTCAAGAACGATACGACCCGTCTATTAAGGTTGATAAATCTTACGATCAAAAGAAATTAGACGGATATATTCAAAAATATTTTAAGCAAAAGCTTATAGTTAAGGTCAATGGGAAAGAGCAAGAGCTGCACTACCTGGGTCATAAAGATGAAGTAGATTATGTGGTTTGTTTTATCGAAATAAAGGAAGTGACAAATCCTAAATCTATAGAAATTGAAAATACGTTATTGATGGATCTGTTTCCTGATCAGAAAAATGTCGTGCATTTGCACGTAGGTTCAACTAAAAAAAGCTTTCTGTTAAACCGAGAAAATGATAAAGCAATGTTAAAACTTTCTGAATAA
- the kynU gene encoding kynureninase has translation MLEKEKNTFKNSLAYAKQADAEDPLAHFREKFNLPKDENGKNLIYLCGNSLGLQPKKARNYVAEELDNWAEIAVEGHFKAKVPWTEYHEILTKPMADIVGAKPGEVVIMNTLSTNLHLMMVSFYRPTATRHKILIESDAFPSDSYAVKSQIKEKGFDPESSLVLWKPRPGEHLCRFEDLEALMAEHGEEIALVMIGNSNYYTGQKYPIKEITQLGHKYGCKVGFDLAHGVGNIDADLHDNGPDFAVWCTYKYLNSGPGAIGGCFVHERHANNKDIPRFTGWWGHKMDSRFNMRVDFDPIEGAEGWQLSNPPILSMAPIRASLEIFAEAGFQNIRAKSRKITGYLEFLIKDLNDDRIAILTPSSPDERGCQLSIQVKNADKSMHDGFMQAGIICDWREPDVIRVAPAPLYNSFEDVFEMTQRLKELLAKK, from the coding sequence ATGTTAGAGAAAGAAAAAAATACGTTTAAAAACTCGTTAGCCTACGCAAAACAGGCTGATGCAGAAGATCCGTTAGCACACTTTCGGGAGAAATTTAATCTTCCAAAAGATGAAAATGGCAAAAACCTCATTTACCTCTGCGGAAACTCGTTAGGACTTCAGCCTAAAAAGGCACGCAATTATGTCGCAGAAGAGCTAGACAACTGGGCAGAAATAGCTGTAGAAGGTCATTTTAAAGCGAAAGTGCCGTGGACGGAATACCACGAAATTCTTACCAAACCTATGGCAGATATTGTAGGCGCAAAACCTGGTGAGGTGGTAATAATGAATACGCTTTCAACAAATTTACATTTGATGATGGTATCTTTCTACAGACCTACTGCTACACGTCATAAAATTTTAATTGAGAGTGACGCTTTTCCTTCAGATAGTTATGCTGTAAAATCTCAAATAAAAGAAAAAGGTTTTGACCCGGAGAGCTCCTTAGTATTGTGGAAACCACGACCGGGAGAACATTTATGCCGTTTTGAAGATCTTGAAGCGTTAATGGCCGAGCATGGAGAAGAGATTGCCCTGGTTATGATAGGTAATTCTAATTACTACACCGGGCAAAAATACCCGATTAAAGAGATTACCCAATTAGGTCATAAATATGGCTGCAAAGTAGGCTTTGACCTTGCTCACGGTGTAGGTAACATAGACGCAGACCTTCACGATAACGGTCCTGACTTTGCAGTCTGGTGTACTTATAAATATTTAAATAGCGGCCCGGGAGCAATAGGAGGCTGTTTTGTGCACGAGCGTCACGCAAATAATAAAGATATACCTCGTTTTACTGGCTGGTGGGGACATAAAATGGACAGCCGTTTTAATATGCGTGTCGATTTTGATCCTATTGAAGGTGCAGAAGGGTGGCAGTTGAGCAATCCGCCTATACTTTCTATGGCACCTATACGGGCATCATTAGAGATTTTTGCAGAAGCAGGATTTCAAAACATACGTGCAAAATCAAGAAAAATTACAGGCTATTTAGAATTCCTTATCAAGGATTTAAATGATGATCGTATAGCTATTTTAACGCCTTCAAGCCCAGACGAGCGCGGTTGCCAGTTATCTATACAGGTAAAAAATGCAGATAAGAGTATGCATGATGGTTTTATGCAGGCAGGTATTATTTGTGATTGGAGAGAGCCAGATGTGATACGTGTAGCTCCTGCCCCACTATACAACAGCTTTGAAGATGTATTTGAAATGACCCAAAGATTAAAAGAACTTTTAGCTAAAAAATAA
- a CDS encoding M1 family metallopeptidase codes for MKQIKYTLFSLMFLAVSAGFAQDTPAKEERQAGHTNTNKFRQLYNEFATPNQYRTASGAPGPAYYQNEADYEIKIELNDENQTISGYETITYKNNSPDRLEYLWVQLDQNIRKKDSPALEKDGSGMAPVNQPASIVSSYMKEPFDGGFNILEVSQNGKPLKHTVNFTMMRVEMPQPLKPGEEFEFSVKWNFNIVEHTVDRARSGYESFPDGNKNYVIAQFFPRMCVYNDVEGWQNYQFWGNGEFALPFGDYDVEITVPADHLLDGTGELTNRKEVYSKEMMNRWEQAQKSYDKPVLIRTQAEAVEIEKGRSTQKKTWKLHADNVRDFAFTSSRKYIMDAQAVKFPKGDVMAISIYPKEGNPLWEEYSTKAVVQTLKSYSRMTFDYPYPKAISVHGQNQGMEYPMICWNYGRPNEDGSYSDRTKFGMISVIIHEVGHNFFPMIVNSDERQWGWMDEGINTFVQYVAEQDFGENFPEAIAPNSKYPSRRGEPSKITGYMGGDQNFISPIMSNPENVYQLGNNAYGKPATALNILRETVMGRDLFDYSFKTYAHRWMFKHPTPEDFFRTMEDASAVDLDWYWRGWFYSTENVDMGVESVKSYYLTNKPTAAGKELLSRYGADPANVDAVYVVEEGGEDYDAAMKGKGMLENAPNLNEFMMDNFTPAERAKLKTPKHFYAVKFNKPGGIPMPIIVEYSYADGSKEKVTYPVQVWRKNDAEVTKVLATDKELIGVQLDPNLETADVDLSNNSWPKQEPKSEFDSFKEGSED; via the coding sequence ATGAAACAAATCAAGTACACACTATTTAGTTTGATGTTTCTGGCAGTTTCTGCGGGCTTTGCACAGGATACACCGGCTAAAGAAGAAAGACAGGCAGGTCATACAAACACAAACAAGTTTAGACAACTTTATAATGAGTTTGCCACGCCTAACCAATACCGCACGGCTTCTGGAGCTCCGGGACCTGCATATTATCAAAATGAAGCCGATTATGAGATTAAAATCGAGCTTAATGATGAGAACCAAACCATAAGTGGCTACGAGACGATTACTTATAAGAATAATTCACCAGACCGTTTAGAATACCTTTGGGTTCAGTTAGATCAAAACATACGTAAAAAAGATTCTCCTGCTTTAGAAAAAGATGGAAGTGGTATGGCTCCTGTAAATCAACCAGCTTCTATTGTAAGTAGCTATATGAAAGAACCATTTGATGGTGGTTTTAATATTCTTGAAGTAAGTCAAAATGGCAAGCCGTTAAAGCACACAGTTAATTTTACAATGATGCGTGTAGAGATGCCGCAGCCATTAAAGCCGGGTGAAGAGTTTGAATTCAGCGTAAAATGGAATTTCAATATTGTAGAACATACTGTAGACAGAGCACGTTCGGGTTACGAGAGCTTCCCTGACGGAAACAAAAACTATGTGATCGCACAATTTTTTCCTAGAATGTGTGTGTACAATGATGTAGAAGGCTGGCAGAATTACCAGTTCTGGGGTAATGGTGAATTTGCACTTCCTTTTGGTGATTATGATGTAGAAATTACAGTACCTGCAGATCATTTATTAGATGGTACCGGTGAATTAACTAACCGTAAAGAGGTTTATTCTAAAGAAATGATGAACCGCTGGGAGCAGGCTCAAAAGAGTTATGATAAGCCAGTACTCATTAGAACCCAGGCAGAAGCTGTTGAGATCGAAAAAGGACGCAGCACTCAAAAGAAAACTTGGAAATTACATGCTGACAATGTGCGTGACTTTGCGTTTACATCTTCTCGTAAATATATAATGGATGCGCAGGCAGTTAAGTTTCCTAAGGGAGATGTAATGGCTATTTCTATTTATCCTAAAGAAGGGAATCCACTTTGGGAAGAGTATTCTACTAAAGCGGTTGTACAAACCCTTAAGTCGTATTCAAGAATGACTTTTGACTATCCTTATCCAAAAGCAATTTCTGTACACGGTCAAAATCAGGGGATGGAGTATCCTATGATTTGCTGGAACTACGGTCGTCCTAATGAAGATGGTTCGTACAGCGACCGTACAAAATTTGGTATGATAAGCGTAATTATACACGAGGTAGGTCATAACTTTTTCCCAATGATCGTAAATAGCGATGAGCGTCAGTGGGGATGGATGGATGAAGGGATTAATACCTTTGTACAATATGTTGCTGAGCAGGATTTTGGTGAAAATTTTCCAGAAGCTATAGCTCCTAATTCAAAATATCCTTCACGTAGAGGAGAGCCTTCTAAAATCACCGGTTATATGGGTGGTGATCAAAACTTCATTTCTCCTATAATGTCTAATCCTGAGAATGTATATCAATTAGGGAATAACGCCTACGGAAAGCCTGCAACTGCTCTTAATATTTTGAGAGAGACAGTAATGGGTCGTGATTTATTTGATTATTCATTCAAAACCTACGCACACCGTTGGATGTTTAAACACCCAACCCCTGAAGATTTCTTCCGTACGATGGAAGATGCTTCTGCAGTTGATTTAGACTGGTACTGGAGAGGTTGGTTCTATTCTACTGAAAATGTAGATATGGGTGTAGAAAGTGTAAAATCATATTATTTAACAAATAAACCTACAGCAGCAGGTAAAGAATTACTTAGTCGTTATGGCGCAGACCCTGCAAATGTTGATGCTGTTTATGTAGTTGAAGAAGGCGGAGAAGATTATGACGCCGCAATGAAAGGTAAAGGAATGCTAGAAAATGCTCCTAACCTTAATGAATTTATGATGGACAACTTTACGCCGGCAGAACGGGCTAAGCTTAAAACTCCTAAACATTTTTACGCAGTAAAATTCAATAAGCCGGGAGGTATACCTATGCCTATTATTGTTGAGTACAGCTACGCAGATGGTTCTAAAGAAAAAGTAACCTACCCTGTGCAAGTGTGGCGTAAAAATGATGCTGAGGTAACTAAGGTTTTAGCTACAGATAAAGAACTTATAGGGGTTCAATTAGACCCTAATTTAGAAACTGCAGATGTAGATTTAAGTAATAACAGCTGGCCAAAACAAGAGCCTAAAAGCGAATTTGACAGCTTTAAAGAGGGTTCTGAAGATTAA
- a CDS encoding FAD-dependent oxidoreductase, whose protein sequence is MKNQEHILVIGAGLCGSLLALRMAQRGYKVTLMEKRPDLREEIVDSGRSINLAFSDRGMKGLRLAGLEDKVLPLCIPMKGRMIHSTDGQLFMSPYSGRSHEYINSISREDLNIMLLDECDNMPGITMHFNQKCTGVDLETGKASFEDYKTHITTQYTADVVMGADGVGSALRKSMLDHRKFLFSYGQDFLTHGYKELSFPPAADGGFLVEKNALHIWPRGKDMMIALPNLDGSFTVTLFLSWEEGKDSFESLNTAAAIKDYFEREFPDALALMPNLLEEFAQNPTSPLGTIKCSPWHAYGKVLLLGDAAHGIVPFYGQGMNSAFEDIHVLDKYLDLHQGDWKAVFKAYQEERKEDTDAIADLAVDNFHEMKAHTARPIFQEKRKLEIAFETEFPKEYFSKYSLVTFREDLRYSEAMRRGRVQDKAILNLIHDGKFTASMTLHEKLDLVKQETRKMLHDDEVVEGLEED, encoded by the coding sequence TTGAAAAATCAAGAACATATATTAGTAATAGGCGCAGGACTTTGCGGTTCACTACTTGCATTACGCATGGCGCAGCGTGGTTATAAAGTTACGCTCATGGAAAAACGTCCTGATCTACGCGAGGAAATTGTAGATTCTGGGCGTTCTATTAATCTGGCATTTTCAGATCGTGGGATGAAAGGCTTACGCCTGGCAGGACTTGAAGATAAAGTCTTACCGCTTTGCATCCCTATGAAGGGGCGTATGATACACAGTACAGATGGTCAACTTTTTATGAGCCCATATAGCGGAAGGAGTCACGAATATATAAACTCTATTTCGCGAGAAGACCTCAACATTATGCTTCTTGACGAATGTGATAACATGCCCGGGATTACAATGCATTTTAATCAAAAGTGTACCGGTGTAGATTTAGAAACGGGAAAGGCAAGTTTTGAAGATTACAAAACACATATCACAACTCAATATACCGCAGATGTGGTTATGGGAGCAGACGGTGTGGGCTCTGCATTGCGCAAAAGCATGCTAGATCATCGCAAATTTTTATTTAGTTATGGTCAGGATTTTTTAACCCACGGTTATAAAGAATTATCATTTCCGCCTGCGGCAGATGGTGGATTTCTTGTAGAAAAAAATGCGTTGCACATCTGGCCAAGAGGTAAAGATATGATGATTGCTCTCCCCAACCTTGACGGGAGTTTTACAGTAACATTATTCTTATCCTGGGAAGAAGGCAAAGACAGTTTTGAAAGTTTAAATACAGCCGCTGCAATCAAAGATTATTTTGAAAGAGAGTTCCCTGATGCGCTCGCTTTGATGCCTAATCTTTTAGAAGAGTTTGCACAAAACCCCACATCCCCATTAGGCACTATAAAATGTTCTCCTTGGCACGCCTACGGAAAAGTTTTATTGCTGGGTGATGCCGCGCACGGGATTGTACCTTTTTACGGCCAGGGTATGAACTCTGCCTTTGAAGATATTCATGTACTAGACAAGTATCTAGATCTACATCAGGGCGATTGGAAAGCTGTATTTAAGGCTTATCAGGAAGAGCGCAAAGAAGATACAGATGCTATTGCAGATCTTGCTGTAGATAACTTTCACGAGATGAAAGCCCACACCGCCAGACCTATTTTTCAGGAGAAACGTAAACTGGAAATCGCATTTGAAACAGAATTTCCCAAAGAATATTTCTCTAAATATTCGCTGGTGACATTTAGAGAAGATTTACGCTATTCTGAAGCTATGCGTCGCGGCCGTGTGCAGGATAAGGCCATTTTAAACCTCATTCACGACGGAAAGTTTACAGCGAGTATGACATTGCACGAAAAGTTAGATCTTGTAAAACAAGAAACCCGAAAAATGCTTCACGATGACGAGGTCGTTGAAGGTTTAGAAGAAGATTAG
- a CDS encoding pirin family protein, with protein sequence MKTILHKADTRGDANHGWLHSKHSFSFANYYNPERMNFGVLRVLNDDQVSGGMGFGTHPHQNMEIISIPLSGDLEHKDSMGNTTVIKEGDIQVMSAGTGVQHSEYNKNKDETVKFLQIWVIPNQHNVEPRYDQITLDKADRKNKLQQVLSPNKDDAGVWVYQDAWFNMVDLEAGKSVTYDFNKKGNGLYIFVLEGSITADDQKLERRDALGVLETNAVTLTASENASVLLMEVPMQLS encoded by the coding sequence ATGAAAACGATACTTCACAAAGCAGATACTCGTGGTGATGCTAATCACGGATGGTTACACAGCAAACACTCATTTAGTTTTGCAAATTATTACAATCCTGAACGTATGAATTTTGGCGTTCTACGTGTTTTAAATGATGATCAGGTAAGCGGCGGAATGGGTTTTGGTACCCACCCGCATCAAAATATGGAAATCATTTCTATACCGCTTTCTGGTGATTTAGAACACAAAGACAGTATGGGAAATACGACGGTGATTAAAGAAGGAGATATACAGGTGATGAGTGCAGGCACCGGCGTGCAGCATAGTGAGTATAACAAAAATAAAGATGAAACTGTAAAGTTTCTACAGATTTGGGTGATCCCAAATCAACACAATGTTGAGCCACGTTACGATCAAATAACGCTTGATAAAGCAGATCGTAAAAACAAACTGCAGCAGGTTCTTTCGCCCAATAAAGATGATGCAGGAGTTTGGGTCTATCAGGATGCATGGTTCAATATGGTTGATTTGGAAGCCGGAAAATCGGTTACATATGATTTTAATAAAAAAGGCAATGGTCTTTATATTTTTGTATTGGAAGGAAGCATTACCGCAGATGATCAAAAATTAGAGCGCAGAGATGCTTTAGGTGTTCTGGAGACTAATGCTGTAACGCTTACCGCTTCTGAAAATGCTTCGGTATTGTTGATGGAGGTGCCTATGCAATTGAGTTAA
- a CDS encoding MFS transporter, producing the protein MKALRLVFSTMRYFTPVFLFATLNIIFGTWAIYIPEITAKLQISEGKLGFAVFFMALGTLATIPFVPRIIKFLELGKAIMVAVSGFCIVFIGPFLAPTYVLLCVSLFAVGIFSGLMDVTINTLVTEIEKRDKVHFMSVSHGFFSLGGMLGAGIGTLLIPYIKLPWYHMAGVIVLMIIINFSMRKNYMHLKAVKEGGETHFKLKNLRPLVGLSIIGFLVMAAEGAIVDWSALYLEKVTFAAITLVGMGYTIFNGMMALGRFFGDSISSKYGSRLIMIAGCFTATLGFSLVLSAETSPALVGFGFVGLGLSLVVPELFRYSGNLKGINAAEGISFIAGTGFVGLLLGPVFLGFLAETFNLKGSFIALLLFTFLAGIVAITLKRHKKA; encoded by the coding sequence ATGAAAGCGCTTCGCCTTGTTTTTAGTACTATGAGATACTTTACTCCAGTATTTCTGTTTGCAACTTTGAATATAATTTTTGGCACCTGGGCGATATATATCCCTGAAATTACAGCGAAGCTTCAAATAAGTGAGGGTAAATTAGGCTTTGCCGTTTTCTTTATGGCGTTAGGAACTCTAGCGACGATTCCCTTTGTACCTAGAATTATTAAATTTCTTGAATTAGGAAAAGCAATTATGGTTGCCGTTAGTGGTTTTTGTATCGTTTTTATAGGTCCGTTTTTAGCACCTACCTATGTACTTTTGTGTGTCTCTCTTTTTGCAGTCGGTATTTTTTCGGGCTTGATGGACGTTACTATAAACACGCTGGTTACCGAAATCGAAAAAAGAGATAAGGTACATTTTATGTCGGTATCTCACGGTTTTTTTAGTTTAGGCGGAATGCTAGGCGCCGGTATAGGCACGTTGCTAATACCTTATATAAAATTACCTTGGTATCATATGGCCGGAGTAATCGTGCTCATGATAATCATAAACTTTTCAATGCGTAAAAATTATATGCATTTAAAAGCAGTAAAAGAGGGCGGTGAGACACATTTTAAGCTAAAAAATTTAAGGCCATTAGTAGGTCTGTCAATCATAGGTTTTTTAGTAATGGCAGCAGAAGGAGCAATTGTAGATTGGAGTGCACTATATCTGGAAAAGGTAACCTTTGCAGCAATAACTCTTGTGGGAATGGGCTATACTATATTTAATGGGATGATGGCCTTAGGTAGATTTTTTGGCGATAGCATCAGTTCAAAATATGGGTCGAGGCTTATTATGATTGCAGGATGTTTTACAGCGACCCTGGGTTTTAGTCTGGTATTAAGTGCAGAAACTTCGCCAGCATTAGTAGGTTTTGGATTTGTAGGTTTAGGGCTATCTCTGGTTGTCCCCGAACTGTTTAGATACAGCGGAAATTTAAAAGGCATCAATGCAGCCGAAGGAATTAGTTTTATTGCAGGAACGGGTTTTGTGGGCTTATTACTAGGGCCTGTATTTCTGGGCTTTCTGGCGGAAACATTTAATCTTAAAGGAAGCTTTATAGCTTTATTACTATTTACATTTCTAGCAGGAATCGTAGCAATCACATTAAAACGACATAAAAAAGCTTAA
- a CDS encoding multidrug effflux MFS transporter, with the protein MTKRYTTSSRNLIVLILGTLIAIGPFSIDMYLPGFENVASDFNVDISKVGYTLTSYLIGIALGQLAYGPLMDRFGRRRPLIGGIILFIVSSLICAFSWELEILVIARFFMALGGCAGMVASKAMVRDLFEKKQVADVLSTLMLIMGVAPIIAPTVGGLVIGAFDWEAVFFILAGFAVVMLLLITYILPESAKPNKGTSLRPKKILSEYLSILKNREFFIFAMTRGFSLGALLSYVSSAPFIFMTFFGLSEQQFGWVFGSNALGLILGSQINRLALRKFSLFNIALSISVALTLLTFSGLIVSSIVGVHFWIIYPFLFMMLFCIGFQNPNTTALSLDPFTIQAGSASALVGSIGMIFGSIASIAVSQLVTVGVMPLLYLLFTCALCSMLLIFYYKRKMLNSAVKA; encoded by the coding sequence ATGACAAAACGCTATACTACATCTTCTCGCAATTTAATTGTACTCATTCTGGGTACACTCATCGCTATTGGCCCTTTTTCTATAGATATGTATTTGCCCGGTTTTGAAAACGTGGCTTCAGATTTTAATGTAGACATTAGTAAAGTAGGATACACTCTTACGAGTTATCTTATAGGTATCGCTTTAGGGCAGTTAGCGTATGGGCCTTTAATGGATAGATTTGGAAGAAGAAGACCCCTTATAGGAGGGATAATCTTATTTATAGTTTCTTCATTAATCTGTGCATTTAGCTGGGAGCTAGAAATTCTTGTTATTGCCCGCTTTTTTATGGCTCTCGGGGGTTGTGCTGGCATGGTTGCATCAAAAGCAATGGTGCGGGATTTGTTTGAAAAAAAGCAGGTAGCAGATGTATTGTCTACGCTGATGTTAATTATGGGCGTAGCTCCCATAATCGCGCCTACAGTAGGAGGTCTCGTAATAGGAGCTTTTGACTGGGAAGCCGTATTTTTTATATTAGCTGGTTTTGCAGTTGTGATGTTGTTATTAATCACCTACATACTCCCAGAAAGTGCGAAGCCCAATAAAGGAACAAGTTTACGACCCAAGAAAATACTTTCAGAGTACCTATCAATATTAAAAAATAGAGAGTTTTTTATTTTTGCAATGACTCGTGGATTTTCGTTGGGAGCTTTGCTAAGCTATGTAAGTAGTGCACCTTTTATATTTATGACATTTTTCGGCTTGTCTGAGCAGCAATTTGGTTGGGTTTTTGGAAGCAATGCACTAGGTTTAATCTTAGGTAGTCAAATTAATAGGCTAGCACTTAGAAAATTTTCACTTTTTAATATTGCATTAAGTATAAGTGTTGCGCTTACTCTATTAACCTTTTCTGGTCTTATAGTAAGTAGTATTGTGGGTGTTCATTTTTGGATTATCTATCCATTTTTATTTATGATGTTGTTCTGTATAGGATTTCAAAATCCTAACACCACGGCGCTTTCCTTAGATCCCTTTACAATACAGGCCGGTAGTGCGTCTGCTCTGGTAGGAAGTATAGGGATGATTTTTGGGTCAATTGCAAGTATTGCAGTCTCACAATTAGTAACGGTTGGGGTAATGCCGTTACTATATTTGCTCTTTACGTGTGCTTTGTGTAGTATGCTACTTATATTTTATTACAAGCGAAAAATGCTTAACAGTGCTGTGAAAGCATAA
- the pepE gene encoding dipeptidase PepE, translating to MKNLLLASTSTVFGGSYLDYLLPELNNHFKDAERLIFIPYARPGGITHDSYTDKAREAFDNLDIEVVGLHEFNDPRAALQKAEAVFTGGGNTFLLVDQLYKNDLMATLRERIFEGLPYLGTSAGTNIAGVSMQTTNDMPIIYPPSFKTIGAVPFNINPHYLDPIEGIEHMGETRETRIAEFHHFNTIPVVGLREGSWIAVNGKTNTLKGSLSARIFEAGKKPYELETGSILNFG from the coding sequence ATGAAAAATTTACTACTTGCAAGTACCTCTACTGTTTTTGGTGGCTCCTATCTTGATTATTTATTACCAGAGTTAAATAATCACTTTAAAGATGCTGAGCGCCTTATATTTATACCTTATGCAAGACCCGGAGGCATCACGCACGACAGCTATACCGATAAAGCGCGTGAAGCTTTTGACAACTTAGATATTGAAGTTGTAGGTCTACACGAGTTTAACGATCCTAGAGCAGCATTACAAAAGGCAGAAGCCGTTTTTACCGGTGGTGGTAACACTTTTTTACTGGTAGACCAACTTTATAAAAATGATCTTATGGCGACTTTACGCGAGCGGATATTTGAAGGCTTACCCTATTTAGGCACCAGTGCAGGAACTAATATTGCCGGGGTTTCCATGCAAACCACAAATGACATGCCTATTATTTATCCTCCAAGCTTTAAGACTATAGGTGCTGTTCCTTTTAATATAAATCCACATTATTTAGATCCTATTGAAGGTATTGAGCATATGGGAGAAACCCGTGAAACCCGAATTGCAGAGTTTCATCACTTTAACACCATCCCGGTAGTGGGTTTACGTGAAGGTAGCTGGATAGCTGTAAACGGGAAAACTAACACGCTCAAAGGCTCATTAAGTGCACGCATATTTGAAGCAGGTAAAAAACCTTACGAGCTAGAAACCGGCTCTATTTTAAACTTCGGTTAG